The following are encoded in a window of Ignavibacteriales bacterium genomic DNA:
- a CDS encoding polyprenol monophosphomannose synthase has product MKAIVIIPTYNEIHNIRKLIPDLLASYPSLDILIVDDNSPDGTANAVDEMIKNNSRVKIIKREGKKGLGTAYVAGFKYMLANGYDCAVQMDADFSHDPKEIKRFLEEVKDHDLIIGSRYIYGVRVINWPIRRLVLSYSANLYSRIITGMPVKDGTGGFKCFRRKVLEAINLDAIHSNGYSFQIEMNYKAWKKGFKLIEIPITFVDRVHGTSKMSKKIVREAVIMVWKLRLQSIFGTLN; this is encoded by the coding sequence ATGAAAGCAATTGTAATAATTCCGACATACAACGAGATTCACAATATCAGAAAACTGATTCCCGATCTTCTCGCATCTTATCCTTCACTTGATATTTTAATTGTGGATGATAATTCCCCGGATGGAACAGCAAATGCAGTTGATGAAATGATCAAAAATAATTCTCGCGTAAAGATTATTAAACGAGAAGGAAAAAAGGGACTCGGTACAGCTTACGTTGCCGGATTTAAATACATGCTGGCAAATGGGTATGATTGCGCTGTTCAGATGGATGCTGATTTCTCACACGACCCTAAGGAAATTAAAAGATTTTTAGAAGAAGTAAAAGATCATGATCTGATAATCGGCAGTAGATATATTTACGGAGTTCGTGTTATCAACTGGCCGATCAGAAGATTAGTGTTAAGTTATTCCGCAAATCTTTATTCAAGAATTATTACCGGTATGCCGGTTAAAGACGGAACCGGAGGATTTAAATGCTTCCGCCGCAAAGTATTGGAAGCAATAAATCTTGATGCAATTCACTCTAACGGTTATTCATTTCAGATAGAAATGAATTATAAAGCATGGAAAAAAGGATTTAAGCTTATTGAAATTCCAATAACTTTTGTTGATAGAGTACATGGCACTTCAAAGATGTCTAAGAAAATTGTTCGCGAAGCGGTTATTATGGTATGGAAGTTAAGATTGCAAAGTATTTTCGGCACATTAAATTAA
- a CDS encoding glycosyltransferase, protein MIDLSIIIINYNVKEFLLNLLDSIRKAIKNISTEIIIVDNTSDDGSVEILREKFPNIKLIANKKNVGFGSANNQAMESAKGKYFLFINPDAIVREDTLLKMLEFFDKTPQVGIAGCKVLNPDGSLQLSCRRSFPRPWTSFTKVMGLSKLFPKSRLFARYNLTYLDENQTYEVDAVSGAFMMMRKEVYEKIGGFDQQFFMYGEDLDLCYRVQKSGYKVFYVHNTEIIHYKGESTKRSSLDETKIFYDAMHLFVRKHFSSSFIVESILQTAILFRKLIAFANIYKLAFLSIIVDFFTFSTSILLAANIYSNEHWRGFPNYVKPWAYFIPAFIQIIISSVSGSYSKKTFSILRTVISLLFGMIFLSALTYFFKQVAFSRAVVLITYALALVFFLFWRIALKVIFKIGLETDTRKSRTLIVASESKAEELASKLKSTFTKLYQIVGIIGLTRKNIGGKIGTYKILGTVDNIKKIITDEKVDKVIFSSDDLSFNQMFSVVAECQGENAEFLVAGKELDYLVGKSSITMLDDIPLLKVQYNISSYFHRASKQMLDIILASLILFLVYPFIYLFQKLRSKKSKFTQFILKIPSVFIGKKSFVGPRDNSYHGDLYVGKTGLTGFWFVENFLENDTEETKKLDIFYAKNQNIWLDLEILGKTLSKMFFSAE, encoded by the coding sequence ATGATTGATCTCTCAATAATAATTATCAATTATAACGTAAAAGAATTTTTACTTAATCTTCTGGATTCAATACGTAAAGCGATAAAAAATATTTCTACGGAAATAATTATTGTTGATAATACTTCAGATGACGGCAGCGTTGAAATCCTACGAGAGAAATTTCCCAATATTAAATTAATAGCCAACAAGAAAAATGTGGGATTCGGATCTGCAAACAATCAAGCAATGGAATCTGCAAAAGGGAAATATTTTTTGTTTATCAATCCCGATGCAATTGTTAGAGAAGATACTTTATTAAAAATGTTGGAGTTCTTTGATAAAACTCCACAAGTTGGAATTGCCGGCTGCAAGGTATTAAATCCCGATGGTTCGTTACAGCTTTCATGCAGAAGAAGTTTCCCCAGACCATGGACATCATTTACAAAAGTTATGGGATTGAGTAAACTTTTTCCGAAGAGCCGTTTGTTCGCACGTTATAATTTAACCTACCTTGATGAAAATCAAACTTACGAAGTTGATGCTGTTAGCGGCGCTTTTATGATGATGAGAAAAGAAGTCTATGAGAAGATAGGCGGATTCGATCAGCAATTTTTTATGTACGGCGAAGATCTTGATCTCTGTTACCGGGTGCAAAAATCCGGTTATAAAGTTTTTTATGTACACAACACCGAAATAATTCATTACAAAGGAGAGAGTACAAAGAGAAGCAGTTTAGATGAAACAAAAATCTTTTACGACGCTATGCATCTTTTTGTCCGTAAACATTTTTCTTCCTCATTCATCGTTGAGTCAATTCTTCAGACAGCGATTCTTTTCAGAAAACTAATTGCTTTTGCAAATATTTATAAGCTTGCGTTTCTTTCAATTATTGTTGACTTCTTTACTTTTTCAACATCTATTCTTCTTGCTGCAAATATATATTCTAATGAGCATTGGAGGGGTTTCCCGAATTATGTAAAACCTTGGGCCTATTTTATCCCTGCCTTTATTCAAATTATAATATCGTCTGTAAGCGGCTCGTATAGTAAAAAAACATTTTCAATTTTACGCACAGTTATTTCTCTATTGTTTGGAATGATCTTTTTATCTGCACTAACTTATTTCTTCAAACAAGTAGCATTCAGCCGTGCAGTTGTTTTAATAACGTATGCACTTGCTCTTGTTTTCTTTTTGTTCTGGAGAATCGCTCTTAAAGTAATTTTTAAGATCGGACTCGAGACGGATACAAGGAAATCCCGCACGTTAATTGTAGCAAGTGAATCTAAAGCAGAAGAACTTGCATCAAAATTGAAATCAACATTTACGAAACTTTATCAAATTGTTGGGATTATTGGATTGACCAGAAAAAATATTGGTGGGAAGATCGGCACTTATAAAATACTTGGAACGGTTGATAACATAAAAAAAATAATTACTGATGAAAAAGTTGATAAAGTAATCTTTTCTTCAGATGATCTATCGTTCAATCAAATGTTTTCTGTTGTTGCCGAATGCCAAGGAGAAAATGCCGAGTTTCTTGTTGCAGGTAAGGAATTAGATTATCTAGTCGGCAAATCTTCCATAACAATGCTGGATGATATTCCGTTACTGAAAGTGCAGTATAATATTTCTTCGTATTTTCACCGCGCATCAAAACAAATGCTGGATATAATACTTGCATCCTTAATTTTGTTTTTGGTTTATCCTTTCATATATTTATTTCAGAAGCTGAGATCAAAAAAGAGCAAATTCACTCAATTCATCCTCAAAATCCCGAGTGTTTTCATAGGGAAGAAAAGTTTTGTTGGACCACGTGATAATTCTTATCACGGTGATTTATATGTCGGGAAAACCGGATTAACCGGATTCTGGTTTGTAGAAAATTTTTTAGAGAATGATACAGAAGAAACAAAAAAGCTGGACATCTTTTACGCAAAAAATCAAAACATTTGGTTAGACCTCGAAATACTTGGAAAAACACTTTCAAAAATGTTTTTTAGTGCGGAGTAG
- a CDS encoding acetyl-CoA carboxylase carboxyltransferase subunit alpha gives MAKNILDFEKPIIELEKKIDEMRKYEGQLNISDEIKTLEEKVFQLKKNIYNDLTRWQRVQLARHPERPYTLDYIYMITENFIEMHGDRLFKDDKAIVGGLAMLDEQKVMIIGHQKGRDTKSNVYRNFGMSNPEGYRKALRLMKLAEKFKIPVITMLDTPGAYPGIEAEERGQAEAIARNLLEMSRLRVPIIVTIIGEGASGGALGIGIGDRVLMLQNTWYSVISPESCSSILWRSWEYKETAAEALKLTAEDLLEQGIIDRIVTEPLGGAHKDHLQIASTLKSVLKEELSLLLKIKPEKLIQNRLEKFAKMGMYIE, from the coding sequence ATGGCAAAAAATATACTGGATTTTGAGAAGCCCATAATTGAACTTGAAAAAAAGATTGATGAAATGCGGAAGTACGAAGGGCAACTTAATATTTCTGATGAGATAAAAACACTCGAAGAAAAAGTTTTTCAACTCAAGAAAAATATTTATAACGATCTTACTCGCTGGCAGCGTGTTCAGCTCGCCCGTCATCCCGAGCGTCCTTATACTCTGGATTATATATACATGATAACGGAAAATTTTATTGAGATGCACGGAGATAGATTGTTCAAGGATGATAAAGCAATTGTTGGTGGATTAGCGATGCTTGACGAACAAAAAGTTATGATCATCGGTCATCAAAAAGGACGGGATACTAAATCTAACGTTTATAGAAATTTTGGAATGTCCAATCCCGAAGGTTACCGCAAAGCATTACGCTTAATGAAACTTGCAGAGAAATTTAAGATTCCCGTTATTACTATGCTTGATACTCCGGGCGCTTATCCCGGAATTGAAGCCGAAGAACGCGGACAGGCAGAAGCAATTGCCAGAAATCTTTTAGAGATGAGCCGTCTTCGCGTACCAATTATTGTTACAATTATCGGTGAAGGTGCTAGCGGAGGCGCATTAGGAATAGGAATTGGTGATAGAGTTTTAATGTTACAAAATACTTGGTATTCGGTAATTAGTCCTGAATCTTGTTCAAGTATTTTATGGAGAAGTTGGGAATATAAAGAGACTGCTGCAGAAGCATTAAAACTAACTGCCGAAGATTTATTAGAACAAGGTATTATTGATCGGATTGTTACCGAACCATTAGGCGGTGCTCATAAAGATCATCTGCAAATTGCAAGCACCTTAAAATCCGTACTGAAAGAAGAACTTTCATTGTTATTGAAAATAAAACCTGAGAAGTTGATACAGAACCGTCTTGAAAAATTTGCTAAGATGGGAATGTATATTGAATAA
- a CDS encoding thioesterase family protein — protein sequence MLTHVTEIRVRYADTDKMQFVYNGKYLEYFEVGRTELLRATGLSYSEVEKKGYQLPLIEAGLKYYLPAVYDDILEIHSCVKELYSPKVHIEYVVKRKNTDELIAEGFTTHIFIRTDTKKAVRPPKDYVAALEPFFKK from the coding sequence ATGCTCACACACGTTACTGAAATTCGGGTTAGATATGCCGATACGGATAAGATGCAGTTTGTTTATAACGGAAAATATTTGGAATATTTTGAAGTTGGAAGAACAGAATTATTACGTGCAACCGGACTCTCTTACAGCGAAGTCGAAAAAAAAGGTTATCAACTTCCGTTGATAGAAGCCGGATTAAAATATTATCTTCCTGCGGTATACGACGACATTCTTGAAATCCATTCGTGTGTTAAAGAATTGTACTCTCCCAAAGTTCACATTGAATATGTTGTGAAAAGAAAAAATACAGATGAATTGATTGCTGAGGGATTTACAACGCATATCTTTATTCGAACAGATACAAAAAAGGCCGTCCGTCCGCCTAAAGATTATGTAGCTGCACTGGAACCGTTTTTCAAAAAATAA
- a CDS encoding oligosaccharide flippase family protein produces MLEKIKELTKDTAIYGISTIVGRFLGFFLIPFYTNVINTHDFGIYSNIYAYLAFLNIFFIYGMDAAFMKYASINQNVEKRKTFSTAYLFVTLTTILLAVILYLLKTPFSRLMEIPNEYSKLYYYLIIILIFDTLALVPFANLRLERKAGKFTSIKLSNIILNLALNFILVLKFKLGIEAIFLANLIASAFSFLVLTPEIFKIISIKIDKDLLRKLLKFGIPYLPASLAAMVVQVVDRPVVLAMTNESTLGIYQANYKLGIFMMLFVSMFQFAWQPFFLNNAKEKNAKDIFAKVLTLFLLVSSMIWIVLTLFVEDFARFEFMPGKSIIGKEYLSGIAIVPIILLGYLFNGIYYNFQAGIYIEEKTKYFPFVTGAGALVNVVVNILLIPILGLIGAAIATLASYVVMATGLYFFSQKYYKIKYEYGKVFKILATIVITCIIYYYFYYEVGLTMLYKFILLFCFIGSLLAMRVVEKNEIIRLVKMLLRVK; encoded by the coding sequence ATGTTAGAAAAGATAAAAGAACTTACCAAAGACACAGCGATTTATGGAATAAGCACAATTGTCGGAAGATTTCTGGGATTTTTTCTAATACCATTTTATACAAATGTAATTAACACACACGATTTTGGAATTTACTCCAATATCTACGCTTACCTTGCCTTTTTAAACATATTTTTTATCTACGGAATGGATGCAGCTTTTATGAAATATGCATCCATAAATCAAAATGTTGAAAAGAGGAAAACTTTTTCAACTGCATATCTATTCGTTACGTTAACTACAATTTTGTTGGCAGTAATATTATATCTTTTAAAAACCCCGTTTTCAAGATTAATGGAAATTCCTAATGAGTATTCAAAACTATATTACTATTTAATAATCATTTTGATTTTTGATACGTTAGCTCTTGTGCCTTTTGCTAACCTAAGGTTAGAAAGAAAAGCGGGAAAATTCACTTCAATAAAACTCTCAAACATAATATTAAATCTTGCTCTTAATTTTATTTTAGTCTTAAAATTCAAACTTGGTATTGAAGCAATATTTTTAGCTAATCTTATTGCATCTGCGTTTTCTTTTTTAGTGCTTACGCCGGAAATATTTAAAATAATCTCCATCAAAATTGATAAAGACCTTTTAAGAAAGCTTTTGAAATTTGGTATTCCGTATTTACCGGCAAGTTTAGCTGCAATGGTTGTTCAGGTAGTAGATCGTCCTGTTGTGCTGGCTATGACAAATGAATCCACGCTTGGTATATACCAGGCGAATTACAAACTCGGAATTTTTATGATGCTCTTTGTTTCAATGTTTCAATTTGCTTGGCAGCCGTTTTTTCTAAATAATGCGAAAGAAAAAAATGCTAAAGATATTTTTGCAAAAGTACTAACACTGTTTTTACTTGTATCAAGTATGATCTGGATTGTTCTTACTTTATTTGTAGAAGATTTTGCCAGGTTTGAATTCATGCCCGGGAAATCAATTATTGGTAAAGAATATTTAAGCGGTATAGCAATTGTCCCGATTATTCTTCTCGGTTATCTTTTCAACGGAATTTATTACAACTTTCAGGCTGGAATTTATATTGAAGAGAAAACAAAATATTTTCCATTTGTAACTGGAGCCGGAGCGCTGGTTAATGTTGTTGTAAATATTTTGTTAATACCAATTCTTGGTTTAATTGGTGCGGCTATAGCAACTTTAGCAAGTTATGTTGTTATGGCAACCGGATTGTATTTCTTCTCTCAAAAGTATTACAAGATAAAATATGAATACGGTAAAGTATTTAAAATCTTAGCTACAATAGTTATTACATGTATAATCTATTATTATTTTTATTATGAAGTAGGATTAACCATGTTGTATAAATTTATTTTACTTTTTTGTTTTATCGGTTCATTATTAGCAATGCGGGTCGTTGAGAAAAATGAAATTATCCGTTTAGTTAAAATGCTTCTTCGTGTCAAGTAG
- the dut gene encoding dUTP diphosphatase — protein MKSIQIKIQHITNKFKDILMPEYATEGSSGLDLRAAVETEMKIEKSKVGLIPTNLKVEIPVGYEIQIRPRSGLAAKNGIGVLNSPGTIDSDYRGEIKVILFNFSNEEFIIKRGDRIAQMVVTKVYRANLILTDELEKSKRGDGGFGHTGKK, from the coding sequence ATGAAATCAATACAAATAAAAATTCAGCATATCACTAATAAATTTAAAGATATACTAATGCCTGAGTATGCAACTGAAGGCAGTAGCGGTCTTGATCTACGTGCAGCTGTTGAAACCGAAATGAAAATTGAAAAAAGTAAAGTTGGATTAATCCCGACAAATCTAAAAGTTGAAATTCCAGTTGGTTATGAAATACAAATTCGTCCACGTAGTGGACTTGCTGCAAAAAATGGAATTGGAGTTTTAAATTCACCGGGAACAATTGATTCTGATTACCGCGGGGAAATCAAAGTGATCTTATTCAATTTTAGTAATGAAGAGTTTATTATCAAACGCGGTGATAGAATTGCTCAGATGGTTGTTACAAAAGTTTACCGTGCTAATTTAATTTTAACAGATGAGTTGGAAAAGAGTAAACGCGGTGATGGCGGTTTTGGACACACAGGGAAAAAATAA
- the dnaE gene encoding DNA polymerase III subunit alpha, with protein sequence MSDFVHIHNHSHYSLQDGACTVEDLIHAAKKNNMHAVALTDHGVMFGSAEFYKKAKQEGVKPLVGMEAYIVIDGTRFDRKGDDPNNLKKKSKPYNHLLLLAKNETGYKNLMKLTTIGYIEGFYYRPRIDLEILAKYSEGLICTSACPAGPISTPIINDDYTKARSTAIKLKEIFGDDFYLEIQDHGMDIEKPILDTMPKLAADLGIKLVATNDIHYIEKDHSIAHNILIQLGDKTGTVDYKDLRYGTDQIYFKSADEMKKLFKNYKGAIENTIEIEEKINLQLDFRGHQFPQFPIPQNSKAKNLEEYLEQLAEDRLESTYKKVTPEIEERFKFEIDVIKQMGYAGYFLVVQDFINAAKQRGIPVGPGRGSAAGSLVAYVLGITNVDPLKYNLLFERFLNPARKSMPDIDVDFADDKRGEVINYVKEKYGENSVAQIITFNRLSSRAVLKDVARVLKIPIPTVEKITKWIPSKFGRVYDLDQALNEVPELAWVNKSDDPIIQELIKYAKILEGMNRNASKHAAGVVITPGEVSDFVPLAIYGDDNSIVTQFNMKDLEDAGLLKMDFLGLRTLSIIRDTIELVKQSSKIEIDIDNIPTDDAKTYEVFSKGQTTAVFQFESAPMREYLKKLRPTSINDLAAMNALYRPGPMEFIDDFLSRKNGKRQIKYLHQVLEPILKETNGIIVYQEQVIQIANKVAGMSLAEADLLRRAMGKKDLKAMAEQKEKFTEGAVKNNISKKIAEEIFEAIDKFANYGFNKSHAVAYSIVAYQTAYLKAHYLEEFLAANLSNEYGNTDKVTNLLEDCRKLNVKVLPPDINNPSVKFGVKNKQIIFGMSAIKNVGVNAVEIIKSSHKKLGRNFKSIYDFCANVDNRVVNKRALEGLVLAGAFDLCGGSRAQNFLAVEESLTFGNKVQSVKGSLSDSLFSSDSDAMHIYEPKLPDIRPWETKERLKKEREVLGFYLTDHPLRKYEIEYNSFATVHLGEMETYKFNESVRACGVVTEVRTKIDKRGNQMVFFKLDDFSGSCECLMFSKVFATCENLIALESTILVTGKLESSGDAVKLHVDEAISLDNAKQKLTKRIGIIIDKNSNQASTVTEIKKLIEENEGTLPVLICIKDNGVMREFHINYKISFNSEFIPKVKKLLGEESIVYLAT encoded by the coding sequence ATGTCAGATTTTGTTCACATACATAACCATTCGCATTACAGTCTGCAGGACGGCGCATGCACGGTTGAAGATTTAATTCATGCTGCTAAAAAAAATAATATGCATGCAGTTGCGTTGACAGATCATGGAGTAATGTTTGGTTCTGCGGAGTTCTATAAGAAAGCAAAGCAGGAAGGGGTCAAACCGCTTGTTGGAATGGAAGCCTACATTGTAATTGATGGAACACGTTTCGATAGGAAAGGAGACGATCCGAATAATCTGAAAAAAAAATCAAAACCTTATAATCATCTTTTATTGCTAGCTAAGAATGAGACCGGTTATAAAAATTTGATGAAGCTTACAACTATCGGTTACATTGAAGGATTTTATTATAGACCAAGAATTGATCTTGAAATACTTGCCAAATATAGTGAAGGATTAATTTGTACTTCAGCTTGTCCTGCCGGACCAATCTCAACACCAATAATTAATGATGATTATACTAAAGCCCGTTCAACTGCCATAAAATTAAAAGAAATTTTTGGAGATGATTTTTATCTCGAAATTCAAGATCACGGAATGGATATAGAAAAACCGATTCTTGATACAATGCCTAAGCTTGCCGCAGATCTTGGTATTAAATTAGTTGCTACAAATGATATTCATTATATCGAAAAAGATCATTCGATCGCACATAATATTTTAATTCAACTTGGCGATAAAACCGGAACAGTTGATTATAAAGATTTGCGGTACGGAACCGATCAGATATATTTTAAATCCGCAGATGAAATGAAAAAGCTTTTCAAAAATTATAAAGGTGCAATTGAAAACACCATAGAGATCGAAGAAAAAATAAATTTACAATTAGATTTTCGCGGGCACCAATTTCCGCAATTTCCAATTCCACAAAATTCCAAAGCAAAAAATTTAGAAGAATATCTCGAACAACTTGCAGAAGATAGATTAGAGAGTACTTATAAAAAAGTAACTCCGGAAATAGAAGAGCGTTTCAAATTTGAGATAGATGTTATTAAACAAATGGGTTATGCCGGTTATTTTTTAGTCGTGCAGGATTTTATTAATGCAGCAAAACAAAGAGGAATTCCCGTTGGTCCAGGCAGAGGAAGTGCTGCCGGAAGTTTGGTAGCTTATGTTTTAGGAATAACAAATGTCGATCCGTTGAAATATAATTTGTTATTCGAACGGTTTCTAAATCCCGCACGTAAATCAATGCCTGATATTGATGTTGATTTCGCCGATGATAAGCGCGGTGAAGTTATTAATTATGTAAAAGAAAAATACGGTGAGAATTCAGTTGCGCAGATTATAACTTTTAACAGATTATCATCACGCGCAGTATTAAAAGATGTAGCACGCGTACTAAAAATTCCAATTCCAACCGTAGAAAAAATTACAAAATGGATTCCATCAAAGTTTGGACGTGTTTACGATCTTGATCAAGCATTAAACGAAGTTCCAGAACTTGCGTGGGTAAACAAATCCGACGATCCAATAATTCAAGAACTTATTAAGTATGCTAAAATTCTTGAAGGAATGAACCGCAATGCATCTAAACATGCTGCAGGTGTTGTTATCACTCCGGGTGAAGTAAGTGATTTTGTTCCTCTTGCAATTTACGGCGATGATAATTCGATCGTTACACAATTTAATATGAAGGATCTTGAAGATGCCGGATTATTAAAAATGGATTTTCTTGGGCTAAGAACTTTATCAATCATTAGAGATACGATCGAGTTAGTAAAACAATCCAGCAAAATTGAAATTGATATTGATAATATTCCAACAGACGATGCTAAGACATATGAAGTTTTCAGCAAGGGACAGACAACTGCAGTGTTCCAGTTTGAAAGTGCCCCGATGCGTGAGTATCTAAAAAAACTTAGACCAACCAGTATAAATGATCTTGCTGCAATGAACGCACTTTACCGTCCCGGCCCTATGGAATTTATTGATGATTTTCTTTCCCGGAAAAACGGAAAAAGACAAATAAAATATTTACATCAAGTACTTGAGCCGATACTTAAAGAAACAAATGGTATTATTGTTTATCAGGAACAAGTAATTCAGATTGCAAATAAAGTTGCAGGAATGAGTTTAGCCGAAGCAGATCTTCTTCGCCGTGCTATGGGTAAAAAAGATTTGAAAGCTATGGCTGAGCAGAAAGAAAAATTTACCGAAGGTGCGGTAAAAAATAATATCAGCAAAAAAATTGCCGAAGAAATTTTTGAAGCTATAGATAAATTTGCTAATTACGGATTTAACAAAAGTCACGCTGTTGCTTATTCTATTGTAGCATATCAAACGGCATATTTAAAAGCTCATTACTTAGAAGAATTTCTTGCAGCAAACCTTTCGAATGAATATGGCAACACTGATAAAGTTACTAATTTACTTGAAGATTGCCGTAAACTTAATGTTAAAGTACTTCCTCCGGATATCAATAATCCATCTGTAAAATTCGGCGTTAAGAATAAGCAAATTATTTTCGGAATGAGTGCAATAAAGAACGTCGGAGTTAATGCTGTAGAGATTATTAAATCATCACATAAAAAACTTGGAAGAAATTTTAAAAGCATTTATGATTTCTGTGCGAATGTTGATAATCGTGTTGTCAACAAACGTGCGTTGGAAGGATTAGTTCTTGCAGGTGCATTCGATCTGTGCGGCGGTTCTCGGGCGCAGAACTTTTTAGCAGTTGAAGAATCTCTTACTTTCGGTAACAAAGTACAATCAGTAAAAGGTTCTCTGTCAGATAGTTTATTCTCTAGTGATTCGGATGCGATGCACATTTACGAACCAAAACTTCCAGATATTCGTCCATGGGAAACAAAAGAACGTTTGAAAAAAGAAAGAGAAGTGCTTGGATTTTATTTAACCGATCATCCGCTGAGAAAATATGAAATAGAATACAACTCATTTGCAACAGTTCATCTTGGTGAAATGGAAACTTATAAGTTCAACGAATCAGTGAGAGCATGTGGAGTTGTAACCGAAGTAAGAACAAAGATAGACAAGCGCGGAAATCAAATGGTGTTTTTTAAGTTAGATGATTTCAGCGGTTCATGTGAATGTTTGATGTTCTCAAAAGTTTTTGCAACATGTGAAAACTTAATTGCACTTGAGTCAACTATTCTAGTAACGGGTAAATTAGAAAGCAGCGGAGATGCTGTAAAACTACATGTTGATGAAGCAATTTCACTCGACAATGCAAAACAAAAACTAACTAAGAGAATCGGAATTATTATAGATAAGAATTCAAACCAAGCAAGCACGGTTACAGAGATTAAAAAATTAATTGAAGAGAATGAAGGAACACTGCCGGTTCTTATCTGCATAAAAGATAACGGTGTTATGCGGGAATTTCATATCAATTATAAAATTTCATTCAACTCAGAATTCATTCCTAAAGTAAAAAAACTTCTTGGTGAAGAATCAATTGTTTATTTAGCTACTTAA
- a CDS encoding SDR family oxidoreductase produces MEKKWALILGASSGFGGASAVELAKNGYNIFGVHLDRQATIPSVQQVIKKIEKTGQKAVFFNINAADQIKINDTLDEIKERFATKEHPHVHVLIHSLAFGTLKPYITKNPNDSISPAQMSMTLDVMAHSLVYWTQGLIQRDLFANNGRIFALTSAGSHTVIPNYGAVSAAKAALESHIRQLAVELGPMSITCNSIMAGVTDTPAGRKIPMFDKMLHTAKSKNPRGKLTTPEEVAKAIILLCDEKADWISGNVIGVDGGEYIVNYIGEKTYNK; encoded by the coding sequence ATGGAAAAAAAGTGGGCGCTAATACTAGGAGCTTCCAGCGGATTTGGAGGTGCGTCTGCAGTTGAACTTGCAAAGAATGGCTACAATATTTTTGGCGTTCATTTAGATCGTCAAGCAACAATACCGTCAGTTCAACAAGTAATAAAAAAAATTGAAAAGACCGGACAGAAGGCGGTCTTCTTTAATATAAATGCAGCAGATCAAATTAAGATCAACGATACACTGGACGAAATCAAAGAAAGATTTGCAACCAAAGAACATCCTCATGTTCATGTTCTTATTCATTCTCTTGCTTTCGGAACTCTAAAACCATATATCACAAAAAATCCAAACGATAGTATTTCTCCTGCACAAATGAGTATGACTCTAGATGTTATGGCTCATTCGTTAGTTTATTGGACACAGGGATTAATCCAAAGAGATTTGTTTGCAAACAACGGTAGAATATTTGCTCTTACAAGTGCTGGTTCACATACAGTAATACCAAATTACGGAGCTGTATCTGCTGCTAAAGCTGCATTGGAATCTCACATCCGTCAACTTGCAGTTGAACTTGGACCAATGAGTATTACATGTAACTCAATTATGGCAGGCGTTACTGATACACCCGCAGGAAGAAAAATTCCAATGTTCGATAAAATGCTTCACACGGCTAAATCGAAAAATCCGCGCGGCAAACTTACCACACCTGAAGAAGTAGCAAAAGCAATAATACTTTTATGTGATGAAAAAGCTGATTGGATTTCAGGAAATGTAATTGGTGTGGACGGCGGAGAATACATAGTAAATTATATCGGTGAAAAAACTTATAACAAATAA